A segment of the Myotis daubentonii chromosome 6, mMyoDau2.1, whole genome shotgun sequence genome:
attttttttttttatttcagagagaggaaggagagatagaatcattgatcagctgcctcctgcatgccccctactgaggactgagcctataacctgggcatgtgccctgattgggaattgaactgtgtcctcctagttcataggttgatgctcagccactgagccacactagccaggctgcaCATAAATTTTCTAATAAATTAGTTGCATGCAGAGTTGAAGTAACTTATGCTAACTCATATCCTGAATCAGAGGAAAAATTCATAGAGAAATGAATTACATGTAAACTAAAGCCCTCCTAGGTATGGAGCAACTTTCTCACTGTTTACATCAAATTTCACTTATCTTTGTTCCCAAGATTATTAGCCACTGCCTTAATGATttccttttccccattttttcccCTGTCAATTTAATCTCTTATGCTACAACCAGAGTTActgatttgtctttttcttttccgcTCCATATGCTTTCATGATAAAGATAAGTGATTTTGCTGTGTTATCAAAAGACATGACACTAACAGAGCAAGTTATGTTTTTCACATAGGTTCTAGAATGTTCTGCAACATGTTTAAATTAGTCGCTCCTCTTTCCTTTACTCAATGTcaaatttaattgtttttagtTTTGAGGGTCATGGAAATAAATTTTCACTCACTCGCATTATATGGTCTTAACCCTTATAGTTATCTCATAACCCAAACAAATATTAGTCATTCTAATAGTTAGAAGGATTGTTTGGACATCTCATTGGACTTTGACTCAGATACTTTATCCCAATAAGTTTCTCAAAAAGATGTCTTCAATTATTGCTTTTCTAATTTCTGGTCTcctgtaagttttcttttttttgcagttTAAAAGAGCTCACATTTATTACTGAATCAACCTTCTATTtcaggaggaaaaaatcaacagagCAAAATCACAAGTTCATTAATCTTCCAATTAAAATGCCCCAACTGTCCAGACAGTAGCATCTTTTCAATCATTTAAGGGTGTAGGCAACCTGGATACAGCATAAATATGTGAGTCATCTCTCATGTGTGATTTCTCATAGGCCCAGTTTGGTTCTTCTCCAATGTCTCCTCTTCAAGTTGTACCTGATTTTATTACCAGTTTTCATCCGAATCCATTGGGGAATGGGCcgattctgcttttgtttcttggcCAGGAACCTCTTGATCCTGAAAGTCTTGTGGGAAGACATGGTGAGGCAGAGGCGAACGCGCGCACCTCGATGGCGGAGAAAGAGAGCCCCTGTAAGTTTTCTAAGTTCCATttgacaataaaaatgttttaaaatactgctTGGGCccaaatatatttcaagaaattatcatattttctttattcacaaGATAGTACTATTGCATTAAgggagattaaaaataataataataataataattagtagtagtagtagtagtagtgtattaatttttgtcaaaaatgcattttatagTGTTGTTTTACAGTCTTCCTTAGCCATTGTTTACCTATTTATGGTGTAAACAGAGACCAGTAGATAGCCCCTCATAAGATTATTTTAATACAAAGTTGCTTAAGCAGTTGGCCTGAGTTATAGGCAGGTTGAGTTCTTTTAGCCCTTTATTTTATCCATGTCCTCAGGGATGACAAAAGTTGCATTTAGCAATATTTGCTTCTGATGTATGGCACCAACAAGAACTACATTCAGATATAGGTATCTGTGTCAAGAGGCAAGCTCTGGTTCCATTGTTTTAGTCTTTGTTTTCTAGCGCCATATTGAAATTCTTCTAGGAGTGAGTTGAGAAGGGGCAAGTAGGAATACCCCTGAGCCTGATTTGCCTCCTCTCTTAGATGTACTTGGGAAGATTCTTCCATATCTCTGGATATTAATTCCCTCATTGGTACAATAAGAGAATGGCAGATAGCACTTACTGAAcatgtgccagccactgttcCAAGCACCTTACATATGAACTCTGTTAAATCTTTACAAGTTTATGAGGTTGGAAGATCCAATACAGACATTTCTCTCAATTCCCCCCTCATCCCAGATTTCGCCAGTATTGTTATattacctacacacacacacacacatactcacacactccATTATATTGTCGTTTGTCACTATCCTTACTCTAGAGTGTAAATGGCACAAGGGcaggaattttctttcttttttttttttaaatgtgttttattgcttaaagtattacaaagagtattacatatgtctccttcccccacccccctttgacattcccccagcctcccctacccccccccccgtgtcttatgtccattggttatgcttatatgcatgcatacaagtccttcggttgatctcttaccccaccccctcccgccctccaaccctccccagcttttctgctgtagtttgacagtcaaGGGCaggaattttcatttattttgttcactgttaTATGTCTAGAACACAGC
Coding sequences within it:
- the LOC132236803 gene encoding large ribosomal subunit protein eL39-like is translated as MSSHKTFRIKRFLAKKQKQNRPIPQWIRMKTGNKIRYNLKRRHWRRTKLGL